Proteins encoded together in one Campylobacter concisus window:
- a CDS encoding lipid-binding SYLF domain-containing protein — MKKILTLLFLIGSFFALNLNADVIQNQKLKNAINILNAFGTRNLKPNTKFTGIKAIAIIPDVTKAGAIITGSKGKGVFIAKNDDGEWSSPFFVNYTSGSIGLQLGYSSADMIILFKNSEAYASLFNAKDTISLKAEATGGVGNEVAIASDLPEISAFVEERGKTSGAFVGVSLDVARLKINAQDTNDYYDRMYEFEDIYNNSPKASKYTIKFKEIISKYFL; from the coding sequence ATGAAAAAAATTCTAACTTTGCTCTTTTTGATCGGCTCATTTTTTGCGTTAAATTTAAACGCTGACGTGATCCAAAATCAAAAATTAAAAAACGCGATAAACATTTTAAACGCTTTTGGCACTAGAAATTTAAAACCAAATACAAAATTTACAGGCATCAAAGCCATCGCTATCATCCCAGACGTGACAAAAGCAGGTGCGATCATCACTGGCTCAAAAGGCAAAGGCGTATTTATCGCTAAAAACGACGATGGCGAGTGGTCAAGCCCATTTTTTGTAAATTACACATCTGGCAGCATCGGACTTCAGCTAGGATATAGCTCGGCCGATATGATCATCTTGTTTAAAAACTCAGAAGCCTACGCAAGCTTATTTAACGCAAAAGATACGATCAGTCTAAAAGCAGAAGCAACTGGTGGCGTTGGCAACGAAGTGGCGATAGCTAGCGATTTGCCTGAAATTTCAGCATTTGTCGAGGAGCGTGGCAAGACTAGTGGAGCTTTTGTTGGCGTCAGCTTAGACGTGGCAAGACTTAAGATAAACGCACAAGATACAAACGACTACTACGATAGAATGTATGAATTTGAAGATATCTACAACAACAGCCCAAAAGCTAGCAAATATACAATCAAATTTAAAGAGATAATCTCAAAATATTTCTTATAA
- a CDS encoding DUF6984 family protein, translating to MKEICVYNKKLRVRHITMQIRQMVEILIKNSQSENKDYKFSDEIFYFDDGKMGSFGFVYESNEYIGGGKHISDVEFYDIDGLLCVATMFAYDNNFVDSVDIWKVDFSPLIKIPTDENDFFIPNEKSKITTK from the coding sequence ATGAAAGAGATTTGTGTATATAATAAAAAATTACGAGTTAGACATATAACTATGCAAATTAGGCAAATGGTAGAAATTTTAATTAAAAATTCACAGAGTGAGAATAAAGATTATAAATTTTCAGATGAAATTTTTTATTTTGATGATGGTAAAATGGGAAGCTTTGGCTTTGTTTATGAAAGCAATGAGTATATTGGCGGCGGTAAGCATATTTCGGACGTAGAGTTTTATGATATTGATGGATTACTTTGTGTGGCTACTATGTTTGCGTACGATAATAATTTTGTTGATAGTGTAGACATTTGGAAAGTTGATTTTTCGCCACTTATAAAGATACCAACAGATGAGAATGATTTTTTTATACCAAATGAAAAATCAAAAATAACTACCAAGTAA
- the acpS gene encoding holo-ACP synthase has product MIGIDIVKIDRISRLKARHGELFLKRFLSDSEIALAKNDATLAGFWAAKEAASKALGVGISKECGFLDIVLSKDAKNAPKIKFSPRIYTNFNIKEASLSITHDGGFAVAAVMIV; this is encoded by the coding sequence ATGATAGGCATCGATATCGTTAAGATAGATAGAATTTCAAGACTTAAGGCTCGTCACGGCGAGCTTTTTTTAAAGAGATTTTTAAGTGATAGCGAGATCGCGCTAGCAAAAAATGATGCGACTTTGGCTGGATTTTGGGCGGCCAAAGAAGCAGCTAGCAAAGCCCTTGGTGTGGGCATCAGCAAAGAGTGTGGCTTTTTAGACATTGTGCTCAGTAAAGACGCAAAAAACGCACCAAAGATAAAATTTAGCCCAAGAATTTATACAAATTTTAATATCAAAGAAGCAAGCCTTAGTATAACTCACGACGGCGGATTTGCCGTAGCTGCAGTGATGATAGTGTGA
- a CDS encoding VanZ family protein — protein sequence MSRVKFLSKICFFAALLAIDFLAFTPKSPAIIENSWDKANHFLAFFVLYILLYLGYEFVILKNLALLLAFGVQIELVQAFLPNRSFSLLDIVADMIGAAFGVIVVEILKRIYYGKSKASF from the coding sequence TTGAGTAGGGTAAAATTTCTTAGTAAAATTTGCTTTTTCGCTGCTCTTTTGGCGATTGATTTTCTTGCATTTACTCCAAAAAGTCCTGCGATCATCGAAAATTCGTGGGACAAAGCAAATCACTTCTTAGCTTTTTTCGTCCTTTATATACTGCTCTACCTTGGCTATGAGTTTGTAATTTTAAAAAATTTAGCCCTACTTTTAGCCTTTGGAGTGCAAATAGAGCTCGTTCAGGCATTTTTACCAAACAGGAGCTTTAGCCTGCTTGACATCGTAGCAGACATGATAGGAGCGGCCTTTGGAGTGATAGTAGTTGAAATTTTAAAAAGGATATATTATGGCAAAAGCAAAGCCAGTTTTTGA
- a CDS encoding polymorphic toxin type 30 domain-containing protein: protein MKELEDPKAPIGTNSNSGWILRIQDKNKNYLDNFGNIGGYKANETHMTIYGNPILEK from the coding sequence TTGAAAGAATTAGAAGATCCAAAAGCCCCAATTGGAACAAATTCAAATTCTGGTTGGATATTAAGAATACAAGATAAAAATAAAAATTACTTAGATAATTTTGGAAATATTGGTGGCTATAAGGCTAATGAAACGCACATGACAATTTATGGAAATCCTATTTTGGAGAAATAA
- a CDS encoding Fur family transcriptional regulator codes for MEDFELFYKHFNEFLKAFGQKGSEIKEQILRVLFASKSHLNAQEICQKIYETYKNEISMTSIYTFLNFLEEHHLANSFEQNGVKNYELNLKSSHDHLICEICGKVVDFEDEMIEQRQDQICSQRSFSAESHKMILYGICSDCQAKNGI; via the coding sequence GTGGAAGACTTTGAACTATTTTACAAGCATTTTAACGAGTTTTTAAAAGCTTTTGGTCAAAAAGGCTCTGAGATAAAAGAGCAAATTTTGCGTGTGCTTTTTGCCAGCAAGTCGCATCTAAATGCTCAAGAAATTTGCCAAAAAATTTATGAAACTTACAAAAATGAAATTTCAATGACTTCGATATATACTTTTTTAAATTTTCTTGAAGAGCACCATCTGGCAAATAGTTTTGAGCAAAATGGTGTTAAAAATTACGAGCTAAATTTAAAATCCTCTCACGATCACTTGATATGTGAAATTTGTGGCAAAGTGGTTGATTTTGAAGATGAGATGATAGAGCAAAGACAAGATCAAATTTGCAGCCAAAGGTCATTTAGTGCAGAGTCTCACAAGATGATACTTTATGGAATTTGCAGTGATTGCCAAGCAAAAAATGGGATTTAA
- a CDS encoding SAM-dependent methyltransferase, whose translation MKFSEFFDIWVNENYYKFGVDIGKKGDFYTNVSVGYLFGACLANYFLKLLKNGKISSSCKVVEIGANSGDMLADFAQGIFTLEPEILSNLEFIIIEPHEILRKKQIETFKNRFGDEARVGHYENLDECSFDEIFVISNELLDAFSCEVIDGENMLFVDSDLKFHWQKADQNLLALAKKFGIKKGEISTSYAKFALQLANSAKKVRFLSFDYGEFEPKNEFSLRVFKDHQVFSLFEISNLAPYFKSSDLTYSLCFKQVKAAFFEAGFLMLKFKKQNDALVCDFGVDEILSLVLEKGSKQAYENAAKQAKFLLSPEFLGEKFKFIEFLKS comes from the coding sequence ATGAAATTTAGCGAGTTTTTTGATATCTGGGTCAATGAAAACTACTATAAATTTGGCGTGGATATCGGCAAAAAGGGTGATTTTTATACAAATGTAAGCGTTGGATATCTCTTTGGCGCTTGCCTTGCAAACTACTTTTTAAAGCTACTTAAAAATGGCAAAATTTCTAGCTCTTGCAAGGTCGTGGAGATCGGCGCAAACTCAGGCGATATGCTGGCTGATTTTGCGCAGGGCATCTTTACGCTTGAGCCAGAAATTTTGTCAAATTTAGAGTTTATCATCATCGAACCTCATGAAATTTTACGCAAAAAACAGATTGAAACCTTTAAAAATCGCTTTGGTGACGAGGCTAGAGTAGGGCACTATGAAAATTTAGACGAGTGCTCGTTTGATGAAATTTTTGTCATCTCAAATGAGCTGCTTGACGCGTTTAGCTGCGAGGTAATAGACGGGGAGAATATGCTTTTTGTGGATAGTGATCTAAAATTTCACTGGCAAAAGGCGGATCAAAATTTACTAGCCCTTGCAAAGAAATTTGGCATAAAAAAGGGCGAGATATCAACTAGCTACGCCAAATTTGCACTCCAGCTTGCAAATTCGGCAAAAAAGGTGAGATTTTTAAGCTTTGACTACGGCGAGTTTGAACCAAAAAATGAATTTAGCCTAAGAGTTTTTAAGGATCATCAAGTTTTTTCTTTGTTTGAAATTTCAAACCTTGCGCCATATTTTAAAAGCTCTGATCTAACTTATAGCCTTTGCTTTAAGCAGGTCAAGGCCGCTTTTTTCGAGGCTGGCTTTTTGATGCTTAAATTTAAAAAACAAAATGATGCCTTAGTTTGCGACTTTGGCGTGGATGAAATTTTATCTTTGGTGCTTGAAAAAGGCAGCAAGCAAGCCTATGAAAATGCCGCAAAACAGGCAAAATTTCTACTCTCGCCTGAGTTTTTAGGCGAGAAGTTTAAATTTATAGAGTTTTTAAAGAGCTAG
- the radA gene encoding DNA repair protein RadA: MAKAKPVFECQACGNQQAKWLGKCPQCGAWDSFVELSQQEIKISKEIAKSASTPSKAISIDEVEIQNFTRFSTKDSELDLVLGGGVVEGSLVLIGGSPGIGKSTLLLKIGSNLAKDGKKTLYVSGEESQSQIKMRADRLNAVDKNLYLLTEICLEDIMLEVQKSDYKVLVIDSIQTLYSQNITSAPGSITQVREITFELMRLAKSQNICVFIIGHITKEGSIAGPRVLEHMVDVVLYFEGDASRELRILRGFKNRFGSTSEVGIFEMSQHGLVSANEVSSKFFTRGGAMSGSAITIIMEGSRALSIEIQALVCESAYPKRSSTGFERNRLDMLLALLERKLEIPLGHYDVFINVSGGVKISETAADLAVIAAIISSFKNRPISKDSVFIGELSLNGEIREIFNLDQRLKEAKTQKFKNAIIPNKPLDTQGLKCFYAKDITQVLEWM, encoded by the coding sequence ATGGCAAAAGCAAAGCCAGTTTTTGAATGTCAAGCCTGCGGTAATCAACAGGCAAAGTGGCTGGGTAAATGCCCACAATGTGGGGCTTGGGATAGCTTTGTCGAGCTTAGCCAGCAAGAGATAAAGATAAGCAAGGAGATAGCAAAAAGCGCTAGCACACCCAGCAAAGCCATAAGCATAGACGAAGTTGAAATTCAAAATTTTACTAGATTTAGTACCAAAGATAGCGAGCTAGACCTTGTTCTTGGTGGCGGCGTAGTCGAGGGCTCGCTTGTGCTTATAGGAGGTAGCCCGGGAATTGGCAAATCAACCTTGCTTCTAAAAATCGGCTCAAATTTGGCAAAAGACGGCAAAAAAACGCTCTATGTAAGCGGCGAAGAGAGCCAAAGCCAGATAAAAATGAGAGCTGATAGGCTAAATGCGGTGGATAAAAATTTATATCTGCTAACTGAAATTTGCCTAGAAGATATCATGCTAGAGGTGCAAAAGAGCGACTACAAGGTGTTAGTCATTGACTCCATTCAAACGCTTTATAGCCAAAATATAACCTCCGCGCCAGGCTCGATCACGCAGGTTCGTGAGATCACATTTGAGCTGATGAGGCTTGCAAAGAGCCAAAATATCTGCGTTTTTATCATCGGTCACATAACCAAAGAGGGTTCGATCGCGGGACCTAGAGTGCTTGAACACATGGTCGATGTGGTGCTTTATTTCGAGGGCGACGCGAGTAGAGAGCTGAGAATTTTGCGTGGATTTAAAAACCGCTTTGGCTCGACGAGCGAGGTTGGCATATTTGAGATGAGCCAGCACGGACTGGTGAGCGCGAATGAGGTATCGAGTAAATTTTTCACGCGTGGCGGGGCGATGAGTGGGAGCGCGATCACCATCATAATGGAAGGCTCAAGGGCGCTTAGCATCGAAATTCAGGCGCTTGTTTGTGAAAGCGCCTATCCAAAACGAAGCTCTACTGGCTTTGAGAGAAACCGCCTAGATATGCTGCTAGCCCTACTTGAGCGAAAGCTTGAAATTCCGCTTGGGCACTACGACGTCTTCATAAACGTTTCAGGTGGCGTTAAGATAAGCGAGACTGCGGCCGATCTAGCCGTCATCGCAGCGATAATCAGCAGCTTCAAAAACCGCCCTATCAGCAAGGATAGCGTCTTCATCGGCGAGCTAAGCCTAAACGGCGAGATAAGAGAAATTTTCAATCTCGACCAGCGACTAAAAGAGGCAAAAACGCAGAAATTTAAAAACGCCATCATCCCAAACAAACCGCTTGACACGCAAGGTCTAAAGTGCTTTTACGCCAAAGATATCACGCAAGTGCTTGAGTGGATGTAG
- the ybaK gene encoding Cys-tRNA(Pro) deacylase, whose amino-acid sequence MIHKTNAARLLDKLKLEYEILEYEVDLNDLSAVHVAASTKQDIKQIYKTIVCQCEPKNFVVACLQGDLELDLKALAHACGAKRCELINLKDLEKITGYIRGGCSPLAMKKHFATFIDERAKEQEYVLVSAGVRGKQIKIAPNDLLKACEADYADIARLAL is encoded by the coding sequence ATGATACATAAAACCAACGCCGCTAGGCTTTTAGACAAGCTAAAATTAGAGTATGAGATACTTGAGTACGAAGTCGATCTAAACGACCTTTCAGCCGTTCACGTAGCAGCTAGCACTAAGCAAGATATAAAGCAAATTTATAAGACGATCGTCTGTCAGTGCGAGCCTAAAAATTTTGTCGTTGCTTGCTTGCAAGGCGATCTGGAGCTTGATCTAAAAGCACTTGCTCATGCATGCGGAGCTAAGCGCTGCGAGCTTATAAATTTAAAAGACCTAGAAAAGATCACCGGCTACATCAGAGGCGGCTGCTCGCCACTTGCTATGAAAAAGCACTTTGCGACCTTCATCGATGAGCGAGCAAAAGAGCAAGAGTACGTGCTAGTAAGCGCTGGAGTAAGAGGCAAGCAGATAAAGATAGCTCCAAATGACCTTTTGAAAGCTTGCGAAGCGGATTACGCTGATATCGCCAGGCTAGCTCTTTAA
- the ftsY gene encoding signal recognition particle-docking protein FtsY: MLEFLKRGFEKTFGAISSAKKSKKIDKESLEEILLEADVAYEIVEEILYYLPPQDEVSRADLRRVMSSYFIYEKERVIEPDKPFVDLILGVNGAGKTTTIAKLANLYKNNGKSVILGACDTFRAGAIEQLRQWSIRLNVPIVATQQGHDPSAVAYDTISSALAKGIDRVILDTAGRLQNQTNLANELDKIVRISKKAYEKAPHRKILILDGTQGNAGVAQAKAFNEIVSLDGVIITKLDGTAKGGALFGVARELELPIFYIGVGESMDDIIKFNPDEFLDELMDAIFE, encoded by the coding sequence TTTAAAAAGAGGCTTTGAAAAGACCTTTGGAGCGATAAGCTCGGCTAAAAAGTCAAAAAAGATCGACAAAGAGAGCTTGGAGGAAATTTTACTAGAGGCTGACGTGGCTTATGAGATCGTGGAGGAGATTTTATACTACTTGCCGCCACAAGATGAAGTGAGCAGAGCTGATCTTAGGCGAGTTATGAGTAGCTATTTTATCTACGAAAAAGAGCGTGTGATCGAGCCTGATAAGCCATTTGTCGATCTCATCCTTGGCGTAAATGGCGCTGGCAAGACAACAACCATCGCAAAGCTAGCAAATTTATATAAAAATAATGGCAAAAGCGTCATTTTGGGCGCTTGTGATACATTTAGAGCTGGGGCGATCGAGCAGCTACGCCAATGGTCAATCAGACTAAACGTGCCAATAGTCGCCACCCAGCAAGGGCATGATCCTTCAGCTGTTGCCTACGACACGATCAGCTCGGCCCTTGCAAAAGGCATCGACCGCGTCATCCTAGACACGGCAGGCAGGCTTCAAAACCAGACAAATTTAGCAAACGAGCTTGATAAGATCGTTCGTATCAGCAAAAAAGCCTACGAAAAGGCGCCTCACCGCAAGATCCTCATCCTTGATGGCACGCAGGGCAACGCTGGCGTCGCACAGGCAAAGGCATTTAACGAGATCGTCTCGCTTGATGGCGTCATCATCACAAAGCTTGATGGCACTGCAAAGGGCGGAGCGCTATTTGGCGTGGCAAGAGAGCTTGAGCTACCTATATTTTATATAGGCGTTGGCGAAAGCATGGACGATATCATCAAATTTAACCCAGACGAGTTTTTAGACGAGCTGATGGACGCCATTTTTGAGTAG
- a CDS encoding colicin immunity domain-containing protein, producing the protein MIYNNFLTLMKDFANDKIDASTYQTQFFKLLHKDDGFFNNYYDVMQSLFYDVEEYCPIKELRNTGEIDETALKNSTINALDQIIL; encoded by the coding sequence GTGATTTATAATAATTTTTTGACTTTAATGAAAGATTTTGCCAATGATAAAATAGATGCGAGCACTTATCAAACTCAATTCTTTAAGTTATTGCATAAAGACGACGGTTTTTTTAATAATTATTATGACGTTATGCAAAGTTTATTTTATGATGTGGAAGAATATTGCCCAATTAAAGAACTAAGAAATACTGGTGAAATTGATGAGACTGCATTAAAAAATAGCACAATAAATGCACTAGATCAAATAATACTATAA
- a CDS encoding trimeric intracellular cation channel family protein yields the protein MSLILFVEYVGIASAALSGFLFAVKRECDWLGVFLSAFLTALGGGIVRDMLVGRAVYSFTHYMPVSVVIFMLVVSRITNLHIKRDGLEKKFVFIFADAIDVICFSIVGAMVAIEYSYNIFGVMMIAFFNGVGGGILRDILLNEVPWFLRTGLYGTISLGVGLAYFILYHLGLTNIFFTMLLLAAGITVRMFAFYRGWKLPDL from the coding sequence ATGAGCTTAATACTTTTTGTCGAATACGTCGGTATCGCATCAGCTGCGCTTAGTGGCTTTTTATTTGCAGTAAAAAGAGAGTGTGACTGGCTGGGCGTCTTTTTGTCTGCATTTTTGACAGCACTTGGAGGCGGCATCGTGCGTGATATGCTCGTTGGCAGGGCAGTTTATTCATTCACTCACTACATGCCAGTAAGCGTCGTCATCTTTATGCTTGTCGTATCTAGGATCACAAATTTGCATATAAAAAGAGATGGTTTAGAGAAGAAATTTGTCTTTATCTTTGCCGATGCGATCGATGTTATCTGCTTTTCTATCGTTGGAGCGATGGTTGCCATCGAGTATAGCTACAACATCTTTGGCGTCATGATGATCGCCTTTTTTAACGGCGTTGGCGGCGGTATCTTAAGAGATATCTTGCTAAATGAAGTTCCATGGTTTTTGCGCACAGGACTTTACGGCACGATAAGCCTTGGCGTGGGGCTTGCTTACTTTATCCTCTATCATCTAGGCCTTACCAACATATTTTTTACCATGCTGTTGCTAGCTGCTGGCATAACGGTCAGGATGTTTGCATTTTATAGAGGCTGGAAGCTACCTGATCTATGA
- a CDS encoding HMA2 domain-containing protein has translation MDIKTQTLAQVASYFSMIAHTNGRLRVRVSPKIKELSSSVNLASLDDMIAQINGIKNVKFNKIIGSVTIEYDHEIFPKNLWEDLLKGQNLEEISAKVNEVAREVKYA, from the coding sequence ATGGATATAAAAACACAAACTTTAGCACAAGTTGCAAGCTATTTTTCGATGATAGCTCACACAAATGGCAGACTAAGAGTAAGAGTTAGCCCAAAGATCAAAGAGCTAAGCAGCAGCGTAAATTTGGCCAGTTTAGATGACATGATAGCTCAGATAAATGGCATAAAAAATGTTAAATTTAACAAGATAATCGGCTCTGTAACGATCGAATACGATCATGAAATTTTCCCTAAAAATCTCTGGGAGGATCTCTTAAAAGGGCAAAATTTAGAAGAAATTTCAGCTAAAGTAAATGAAGTAGCAAGAGAAGTAAAATATGCTTAA
- a CDS encoding aminotransferase, which translates to MLNELLNASYTSEKNALRLYESLASFGEVFDQIASVRKNAIILIEKFASAHEYELVCENEAIFLPAKNKEDALIEALNYENELNKMYEKFCESLDDEELKDLFFRLWATSNNEYIASLKHCLKEIYSGAKAKNELNLNEISQNFEQNGITNILESYQNDFNEITKSLQNIASGKADKSELAKITNNPNFSFFSGLALGALGISVVSKNFNKDEEDE; encoded by the coding sequence ATGCTTAATGAGCTTTTAAACGCCTCTTATACGAGCGAAAAAAACGCACTTAGGTTATATGAAAGCCTAGCTTCGTTTGGCGAAGTATTTGATCAAATCGCAAGTGTGAGAAAAAATGCGATCATCTTGATAGAGAAATTTGCAAGTGCGCACGAGTATGAGCTTGTTTGCGAAAATGAAGCTATCTTTTTGCCAGCAAAAAATAAAGAAGATGCGCTGATAGAGGCACTAAACTATGAAAATGAGCTAAACAAAATGTATGAAAAATTTTGTGAAAGCTTAGATGATGAAGAGCTAAAAGATCTATTTTTTAGACTTTGGGCTACTTCAAATAATGAATATATCGCCTCTTTAAAGCACTGCTTAAAAGAAATTTATAGCGGAGCTAAGGCAAAAAATGAGCTAAATTTAAATGAAATTTCGCAAAATTTTGAGCAAAATGGCATAACAAACATTTTAGAAAGCTATCAAAATGACTTTAATGAGATAACTAAAAGCTTGCAAAATATCGCAAGTGGCAAGGCTGATAAAAGCGAGTTGGCAAAGATCACAAACAACCCAAATTTCTCGTTTTTTAGCGGGCTTGCGCTTGGGGCATTAGGCATTTCAGTAGTTAGCAAAAATTTTAATAAGGATGAAGAAGATGAATAA
- the fliL gene encoding flagellar basal body-associated protein FliL — translation MAEEVEEKKAKKGGNGALMIIIIAIFVLLLVIGGLVAFLMLSSDEPKEANMAQTPAQTQTQPAPAQNKAKRGGNDYSNMGPIYPLDQFVVNLLSENGSRFLKTKIDLEQSDELLTAELDKKKALLRDIIIRTLSSKTYEEVSTAKGKDRLKDEIVGKLNEVLNDGYIKNIFFTDFVVQ, via the coding sequence ATGGCTGAAGAAGTTGAAGAGAAAAAAGCAAAAAAAGGTGGCAATGGCGCTTTGATGATAATCATCATCGCGATATTTGTTTTATTGCTAGTTATCGGAGGGCTAGTGGCGTTTTTGATGCTTAGTTCTGACGAGCCAAAAGAGGCAAATATGGCGCAAACACCAGCTCAGACTCAAACTCAACCAGCACCCGCTCAAAACAAAGCAAAACGCGGTGGCAACGACTATTCGAACATGGGACCGATATATCCGCTCGATCAGTTTGTCGTAAATTTACTTAGTGAAAATGGCTCGAGATTTCTTAAAACTAAGATCGATCTAGAGCAAAGCGACGAGCTACTAACTGCCGAGCTTGATAAGAAAAAGGCACTTTTAAGAGATATCATCATAAGAACGCTCTCTTCTAAAACTTACGAAGAAGTAAGCACTGCAAAGGGCAAGGATAGGCTAAAAGACGAGATCGTCGGCAAGCTAAATGAAGTGCTAAATGATGGCTACATCAAAAATATATTTTTTACTGATTTTGTGGTGCAATGA